The following proteins are encoded in a genomic region of Leptospira ryugenii:
- a CDS encoding prohibitin family protein — MNRRSFFLSLIILCFFPGCITIIEPGEVGLMWKPYSSGLGQKPLESKVQFYFPWNSVFTYSIQWKSYQEKVEVLTRDDLTIVVTAQIIARAKENELYDLQMEVGTDYYEKIIRPQFRTAIRNVLSAYNMVSISKETPNVSIQIKKNLLEKLTNKHVDIDDVIIDDVEYSPSILRAIENKLTKQQEQEQMKFEINIAKRDAEIQIITAEGKAKAILIEAEAQSKAQKLLSESITPKYIQLKAVENPNNKLIILPGGKDGMPLLLNADSVK, encoded by the coding sequence ATGAATCGTCGATCTTTTTTTCTCAGTCTCATCATTCTGTGTTTTTTCCCGGGATGTATAACCATCATCGAACCAGGTGAAGTCGGTTTGATGTGGAAACCTTATAGCAGTGGCTTAGGACAAAAGCCTCTCGAATCCAAGGTCCAATTTTATTTTCCCTGGAATAGTGTATTTACCTATTCCATCCAATGGAAGTCCTACCAAGAAAAGGTGGAGGTGCTCACACGTGATGATCTAACGATTGTTGTAACAGCACAAATCATAGCGCGGGCCAAGGAAAACGAACTCTATGATTTACAAATGGAAGTAGGAACCGATTATTACGAAAAAATCATCAGGCCTCAATTCCGAACAGCCATCCGAAATGTGCTCTCGGCTTATAATATGGTTTCGATTTCAAAGGAAACACCAAATGTTTCGATCCAAATCAAGAAAAACCTACTCGAAAAATTAACCAATAAACACGTAGACATTGATGACGTGATCATCGATGACGTGGAGTATAGCCCGTCAATTTTGAGAGCAATTGAAAACAAACTCACAAAACAACAAGAACAAGAACAAATGAAATTTGAAATCAACATTGCAAAGCGGGATGCGGAGATTCAAATCATTACTGCAGAGGGAAAGGCCAAGGCAATCCTAATCGAAGCCGAGGCTCAATCCAAAGCTCAAAAGTTATTGTCAGAGTCCATTACGCCGAAGTACATCCAGCTCAAAGCCGTGGAAAATCCCAACAATAAATTGATTATTCTACCTGGCGGGAAAGATGGTATGCCACTCCTTTTAAATGCAGATAGTGTGAAATAA
- a CDS encoding ankyrin repeat domain-containing protein, producing the protein MSSNLLLDWKKYSSWIMSFGLLFIFHCGGEEQVKKDPIPLEIRFFRAVDAGDVNLVEELLQKGVPINQKDPLGNSALIRATDHEKRDLVLFLLSRGANINHRNLVGETALYRAVFRGNIDLVKLLVEKGAETKIKNAEGLSPMALADERGEEGIQIYLESIKK; encoded by the coding sequence ATGAGTTCCAACCTTTTGTTAGACTGGAAAAAGTATTCTTCATGGATCATGTCCTTCGGATTGCTGTTTATCTTCCATTGTGGAGGAGAAGAACAGGTGAAAAAAGACCCGATTCCCTTAGAGATTCGATTCTTTCGGGCTGTGGATGCCGGCGATGTGAATTTAGTTGAGGAACTCTTGCAAAAAGGAGTTCCCATCAACCAAAAGGATCCTTTAGGAAATTCGGCTCTGATTCGGGCCACCGATCACGAAAAACGTGATTTGGTACTCTTCCTCCTCAGCCGGGGGGCAAATATCAACCACAGAAATCTAGTGGGGGAAACTGCTCTTTACCGCGCAGTCTTTCGAGGGAATATCGATTTGGTAAAACTTCTCGTGGAAAAAGGCGCAGAAACTAAGATCAAAAATGCCGAAGGGCTAAGCCCCATGGCTTTAGCGGATGAGCGTGGCGAAGAAGGCATCCAAATCTATCTGGAATCCATCAAAAAATAA
- a CDS encoding YidB family protein, translated as MSLFESLKALASQAIDLVQNNPQIVEGIKKIIEENGGVSGLVQKFKEKGFGEVASSWIGTGDNQSIQSSDLVSVLGKEQISQLSEKVGLDPDATAGIVSQLLPLVIDKLSPDGQEPKQDIASQISSLASLFQK; from the coding sequence ATGAGTTTATTTGAAAGTTTGAAAGCACTTGCCTCGCAAGCAATAGATTTGGTCCAAAACAATCCCCAAATTGTAGAAGGGATTAAGAAAATCATCGAAGAAAACGGTGGAGTCTCTGGTCTTGTCCAGAAGTTCAAAGAGAAAGGGTTCGGAGAAGTTGCTTCGTCTTGGATTGGAACTGGTGACAACCAATCGATCCAATCCTCAGATCTTGTTTCCGTGCTAGGAAAGGAGCAAATCTCTCAGCTCTCTGAGAAAGTGGGATTGGATCCAGACGCAACCGCAGGCATCGTGAGTCAGCTTCTACCTCTTGTGATTGATAAATTGTCCCCAGATGGACAAGAACCAAAACAAGACATCGCTAGCCAAATAAGCTCTCTTGCAAGTTTGTTTCAAAAGTAA
- a CDS encoding ankyrin repeat domain-containing protein → MFQYLKSQWKDYVWKVQLRSLSQSIIGADLERFLSLVQTLGEDPRFSSVKIDFLGLVIEEGRELAFAEPFLAKDLNQKTSSGRFLVHLATENGREEHLKLLLTEGADPNVADENGVTALHISYSYDQMGHISDLLIQMGANPMMRDKLGKRYLM, encoded by the coding sequence ATGTTCCAATACCTAAAAAGCCAATGGAAGGATTATGTATGGAAGGTGCAGTTACGGAGTCTGAGCCAGTCCATAATCGGTGCTGATCTAGAAAGGTTTTTGTCCTTGGTCCAGACATTGGGCGAGGATCCGAGGTTTTCTAGCGTGAAGATTGATTTTCTTGGATTGGTGATCGAAGAGGGAAGGGAACTAGCATTTGCAGAACCGTTTCTAGCGAAAGATCTGAACCAAAAGACTTCTAGTGGTCGGTTTTTAGTGCACCTAGCCACGGAAAATGGAAGAGAAGAGCATTTGAAACTACTTCTTACCGAGGGTGCTGACCCCAATGTGGCGGATGAAAATGGAGTCACAGCTTTACATATCAGTTACAGTTATGACCAAATGGGCCATATTAGCGACTTGCTCATACAAATGGGAGCCAATCCGATGATGCGTGATAAACTAGGAAAGCGTTATCTAATGTAG
- a CDS encoding DUF3817 domain-containing protein, protein MTTTRLRYLGLLEGLSLLSLLYITMPLKYKYQMPLPNQILGMVHGILFVFYVVFLYQIKEELNWSWQKTIQLFLCSVLPFGFVYVEWKELWK, encoded by the coding sequence ATGACAACAACTCGACTTAGATACCTCGGCCTACTCGAAGGACTCAGCCTCCTTTCCCTTTTATATATCACCATGCCCTTAAAGTATAAATACCAGATGCCTTTGCCCAACCAAATTTTGGGAATGGTGCACGGCATCTTATTCGTGTTTTACGTCGTTTTTTTGTACCAAATCAAAGAAGAACTTAATTGGTCTTGGCAGAAAACTATACAACTCTTCCTATGTTCCGTGCTTCCTTTTGGTTTTGTCTATGTGGAATGGAAAGAGCTTTGGAAGTAG
- a CDS encoding PAS domain-containing sensor histidine kinase — protein sequence MKGISYLPTEIWSKIFQLSPVGITITSLVTGKYVDVNDRFLEWLKLDREQVIGKSSLELNVYADNRSREQLFELINRDGHIDNFEININPRYSDRSILINARVIEDGKYLLSIGQDVTELKEKEKNNLLLQHELQVKNQLFENMFRLNPAAVSLSDASTGLYIDINQAYCDLIGFSREEIIGHTSHELNIWITQFDRASLMKIVEEKGWSTGLEASIRTKNGEIRHVLSGNTLFHYQGSLKLLAILIDVTDSKNNKSDLENAVFLRTKELEKTLENLKLAQEQLIQSEKMAVLGQLVAGVAHEINNPMGAIAALSQDLQHRKSEFSNHLLKLITVLNVYPPNRQQQMISIISDLFLAKFEHYDFLLARKLRKDLAIAFSNSQFTDPFHWADEVVDLGLASVISQRLMQLDGSIDSELLKIVFSELHGLRSLDLIQEAVERTSRILYSLRNYTFLNHSKEKVKTNVLDTIQTVLTLYQTKIKMGVECTVIAEVEPIVDAYPDELIQVWTNLIYNSLQAMDFKGKLTILVESGAQETSVTIIDNGPGVPKELREKIFEPFFTTKSHGEGSGLGLGIVKRCIEENLNGKISLDSKPGETKFKVILPNYDNNST from the coding sequence ATGAAAGGAATCTCTTACCTTCCTACAGAAATATGGAGTAAAATTTTCCAACTCAGTCCGGTTGGAATCACGATTACCTCTCTCGTGACTGGTAAGTACGTAGATGTCAATGATCGTTTTTTAGAATGGCTCAAATTGGACCGAGAGCAGGTCATTGGAAAATCTTCACTTGAATTGAATGTCTATGCAGACAATCGTTCCAGAGAACAATTGTTTGAATTGATCAATCGTGATGGCCACATCGATAATTTTGAAATCAATATTAACCCACGCTATAGTGATCGTTCCATTCTCATAAATGCCAGAGTCATTGAAGATGGAAAGTATTTACTTTCGATCGGACAAGACGTAACCGAGTTAAAAGAGAAGGAAAAAAACAATCTCCTTTTGCAGCATGAACTCCAAGTAAAAAACCAACTCTTTGAGAACATGTTTCGACTGAACCCAGCTGCTGTAAGTTTGTCGGATGCAAGCACTGGGCTATACATTGACATCAACCAAGCATATTGTGATTTGATTGGATTTTCTAGAGAAGAAATCATCGGACATACCTCACATGAATTGAATATTTGGATCACACAATTTGACCGAGCTAGTTTAATGAAAATTGTCGAGGAAAAAGGATGGAGCACAGGTTTAGAAGCCTCTATCCGAACGAAAAATGGTGAGATCCGTCATGTTCTTTCTGGTAACACATTGTTCCATTACCAAGGAAGTTTGAAACTTTTAGCAATCCTTATCGATGTTACGGATTCAAAGAACAATAAGTCTGATCTCGAAAATGCTGTTTTTCTACGCACCAAGGAATTGGAAAAAACATTAGAAAATTTAAAGCTTGCTCAGGAGCAATTGATACAATCAGAAAAAATGGCAGTCCTTGGTCAGTTGGTAGCAGGAGTTGCCCATGAAATCAATAACCCTATGGGGGCTATTGCGGCACTCAGCCAAGATCTACAACATCGCAAATCAGAATTCTCGAATCACCTACTAAAGCTAATCACGGTTTTGAATGTATACCCACCTAACCGTCAACAGCAAATGATATCAATCATATCTGATCTCTTTTTAGCAAAGTTTGAACATTATGATTTTTTATTAGCTCGAAAATTACGAAAGGATCTTGCCATTGCCTTTTCGAATAGTCAATTTACCGATCCATTCCACTGGGCAGATGAAGTAGTCGATCTTGGTTTAGCAAGTGTGATTTCACAGAGACTCATGCAATTGGACGGCAGTATAGATTCTGAATTATTAAAAATAGTATTCTCAGAACTCCATGGTCTTAGGTCCTTAGATTTGATCCAAGAAGCAGTCGAGCGAACCTCTCGTATTTTGTATAGCTTACGAAACTACACCTTCCTCAATCATTCCAAAGAAAAGGTCAAAACTAACGTCCTCGATACGATCCAAACCGTACTCACACTTTACCAAACCAAAATCAAAATGGGAGTTGAATGTACAGTCATAGCTGAAGTAGAACCCATTGTAGATGCCTACCCCGATGAGCTTATCCAAGTCTGGACAAATTTAATTTACAATAGCCTCCAAGCCATGGACTTCAAAGGAAAACTTACAATTTTGGTCGAGAGTGGTGCACAGGAAACATCTGTTACCATCATAGACAATGGTCCAGGTGTCCCAAAAGAGTTGCGAGAAAAAATATTTGAGCCTTTTTTTACCACAAAAAGCCACGGTGAGGGCTCAGGCTTGGGATTAGGAATTGTAAAGAGATGCATTGAGGAAAATTTAAATGGGAAAATCTCACTTGATTCAAAACCAGGTGAAACAAAATTTAAAGTCATACTACCAAACTATGACAACAACTCGACTTAG
- a CDS encoding carboxypeptidase M32 — protein sequence MALPNTILTYRNFFRKLKSFQDITSLLHWDSEVTMPKEGSEYRSQQIADISQLTHDWLTGEEYQTLIQEAEKSISSLDPSQRSRWQREFAILAEERDKAKKLPSEFVAEFAQETNKAHGVWAEARKNAKFSDFASTLEKIVSLSKRQADYIGYTSTAYDALLDGYEKGAKTEEIAKLFDRLKKDLIPIVASAKSFPSPLSKPIPAALQESFCKDLPSLLGLSRGESRLDTSHHPFSTSLGKYDKRITTRYSESDPLSSIFGVLHETGHSLYEAGLSRIEDWPNPIAEFCSLGMHESQSRLWENQVGRSRSFWEFIYPKVMNDFQLNENEITFQSLYQYINSTQKSKIRVEADQVTYNLHIILRFEIESDLINEKIKVKDLPEIWNSKIKEYLGLKIENDAEGVLQDIHWSMGAFGYFPTYTLGNIFSAQLFSKFESENPDYNEAFSKRGDFSSLLDWLRKKIHLRGKELDAQDLIKEATGELPDAKHLIQYLKTKVAEVG from the coding sequence ATGGCACTCCCGAACACTATCCTTACGTACCGAAATTTCTTTCGAAAACTGAAATCCTTTCAAGATATCACATCTTTACTCCATTGGGATTCTGAGGTAACGATGCCAAAAGAGGGAAGCGAATATCGCTCCCAACAAATTGCCGACATAAGCCAATTGACCCACGATTGGTTAACGGGTGAAGAATACCAAACATTGATCCAAGAGGCGGAGAAGTCGATTTCGAGTCTAGATCCCTCGCAAAGGAGTAGATGGCAAAGAGAGTTTGCCATCCTAGCCGAAGAAAGAGATAAGGCCAAAAAACTTCCTTCAGAATTTGTAGCAGAGTTTGCACAAGAGACCAACAAGGCGCATGGAGTTTGGGCAGAAGCAAGAAAGAATGCAAAGTTTTCTGATTTTGCATCTACCTTAGAGAAAATTGTATCACTCTCGAAGAGACAAGCAGATTATATTGGTTATACGAGCACAGCCTACGATGCACTTTTGGATGGATATGAAAAAGGAGCGAAGACAGAAGAGATCGCAAAACTATTTGATCGCTTAAAGAAAGATCTCATTCCCATTGTTGCCTCAGCCAAATCTTTTCCCTCACCACTTTCAAAACCAATACCAGCTGCTCTGCAAGAATCATTTTGCAAAGATCTCCCTAGTCTTCTAGGTCTGTCCCGTGGTGAAAGTCGTTTGGATACTAGCCACCATCCTTTTTCTACTAGTTTAGGAAAATATGATAAACGTATCACGACCCGTTATTCTGAATCCGATCCACTTTCCTCCATCTTCGGAGTTCTTCATGAGACTGGCCACTCACTGTATGAAGCAGGATTGTCACGAATTGAAGATTGGCCGAACCCAATCGCAGAATTTTGTTCCTTAGGGATGCACGAATCACAAAGCCGTTTATGGGAAAACCAAGTTGGCAGAAGTCGATCCTTTTGGGAGTTTATTTACCCCAAGGTAATGAATGACTTTCAATTGAATGAAAACGAAATTACATTTCAGAGTTTATATCAATATATAAACAGTACCCAAAAGAGTAAAATTCGAGTTGAGGCAGACCAGGTAACGTACAATTTGCACATCATTTTGCGATTTGAGATAGAAAGTGATCTGATCAATGAAAAAATTAAAGTCAAAGATTTACCAGAGATTTGGAATTCGAAAATAAAAGAGTATCTAGGGCTCAAAATTGAAAATGATGCGGAAGGTGTACTGCAAGATATTCATTGGTCAATGGGGGCATTCGGGTACTTTCCAACCTATACATTAGGAAACATTTTTTCCGCTCAGCTTTTTTCTAAGTTTGAAAGTGAAAATCCTGATTATAATGAGGCATTTTCAAAAAGAGGAGATTTTAGTTCTCTATTAGATTGGCTTCGTAAAAAAATCCATCTGAGAGGAAAGGAATTGGATGCGCAAGATCTCATCAAGGAAGCTACAGGTGAGTTGCCAGATGCAAAACATCTCATTCAATATTTAAAAACAAAAGTGGCAGAAGTAGGATAA
- a CDS encoding DUF423 domain-containing protein has product MKLVNQQSSKLYLVMIGISGFLAVAIGAFGAHALKGIIPPERMVIFETGNKYHFYHTIMSLIAIYFSEFTDNRIWKWASGFFLIGIVFFSFSLYALAITGIKILGAITPFGGVCFLVGWAFILFASIQSRKVP; this is encoded by the coding sequence ATGAAACTTGTCAACCAGCAATCATCTAAACTATATCTTGTTATGATAGGAATCAGTGGTTTTTTAGCAGTTGCCATTGGTGCTTTCGGAGCACATGCTTTAAAAGGTATCATTCCACCCGAGAGGATGGTAATTTTTGAAACGGGTAACAAATACCACTTTTACCATACAATCATGAGCCTGATCGCTATTTACTTTTCTGAATTCACCGACAATCGAATTTGGAAATGGGCAAGTGGTTTCTTTCTGATTGGCATAGTTTTCTTTTCATTTAGTCTCTATGCCTTAGCAATCACTGGTATCAAAATATTAGGTGCCATTACTCCTTTCGGAGGAGTATGTTTTTTGGTAGGATGGGCTTTCATTCTCTTTGCGAGTATTCAATCTCGCAAAGTTCCATAA
- a CDS encoding CPBP family intramembrane glutamic endopeptidase has product MNSRFFEIFRLTTFALGMIFIANFTFTLIYQQFIHSVNLNDRIPEELTESLNEDAANPDVSFKESFSKVRKAIEGIENEYLAEVKANPEKSFERFYDIMLKDKLYFLFLQSLFWGLSYVGLAYLILKKILKYDLCDLSDELSFQNLSTGIKNGLLIFFIILLVGVLIKSLGIEANPGLFPAKLFHELQGNANLLAWSIYTVGIMTGILEELFFRGYLLKSFIDKGYGQEGLLIISLLFGFLHFGIGTSVVVPFLITFVGLFFGFLYLKHKNIWVPIACHATYNSLGLLIAYFRGESL; this is encoded by the coding sequence ATGAATTCTCGTTTTTTTGAGATTTTTCGCCTGACAACTTTTGCCTTGGGCATGATTTTCATTGCGAATTTTACGTTCACCCTTATCTACCAGCAATTCATACACTCCGTCAATTTGAACGACAGAATACCAGAAGAACTCACGGAAAGTTTGAATGAAGATGCAGCCAACCCAGACGTATCTTTCAAAGAATCATTCAGCAAAGTGCGAAAGGCTATCGAAGGAATTGAGAATGAATACCTTGCAGAGGTAAAGGCTAATCCCGAAAAAAGTTTTGAGCGCTTTTATGATATTATGCTCAAAGACAAATTATACTTTCTCTTCCTCCAATCTCTGTTCTGGGGACTTTCCTATGTTGGTTTGGCTTACCTAATTTTGAAAAAAATTTTAAAGTACGACCTTTGTGATTTAAGTGATGAACTTTCCTTTCAAAATCTCTCCACCGGAATCAAAAACGGATTACTGATATTTTTTATTATTTTGCTCGTTGGGGTTCTGATCAAGTCCTTAGGCATTGAGGCCAATCCCGGACTTTTCCCTGCCAAACTATTCCACGAACTGCAAGGAAATGCCAATCTTCTCGCTTGGTCCATTTACACTGTTGGTATCATGACTGGGATTTTGGAAGAATTGTTTTTCCGTGGTTATCTTTTGAAAAGTTTTATCGATAAAGGCTATGGCCAAGAAGGACTTCTCATCATTTCCCTGTTATTTGGGTTTTTACATTTTGGTATTGGAACATCTGTTGTAGTTCCGTTTCTCATTACATTTGTGGGTTTATTTTTTGGTTTTTTGTACTTGAAGCATAAGAATATCTGGGTACCGATTGCCTGCCACGCAACATACAACAGCTTAGGTCTGCTCATTGCTTACTTTAGAGGTGAATCTCTGTGA
- a CDS encoding LysM peptidoglycan-binding domain-containing M23 family metallopeptidase, protein MRELFSLFILKWIFLVVVYIYGELSASPLVLANLEYSNPALKELRADIKENLRISKSGGASERIIPLKYYQYKVKKTDQFFQIMARTQMDMETLSSVNELSSPHDLVPGMVLEIPNMRGVFHPEITDSSQDTKLRLAEKYKYDPELMQYDSNREKWFFPGLVMGKTEKSFFYGFGFSVPLEDFAMSSSFGKRLDPFTKKVTFHGGIDLAAAIGTPVYASQDGTIQFANIQGGYGNLIVVKHIMGYETRYGHLSKFLVKEGEKVKKGQIIGEVGITGRTTGPHLHFEIRRNSKRQRPFFQAH, encoded by the coding sequence GTGAGAGAGCTGTTTTCCTTATTCATTTTAAAATGGATCTTTTTGGTTGTTGTTTACATTTATGGGGAACTATCTGCGAGTCCTTTGGTCCTCGCCAATCTGGAATACTCCAACCCAGCCCTCAAAGAACTCAGAGCAGATATCAAGGAAAACCTGCGCATTTCAAAGTCGGGCGGAGCTTCTGAGAGAATCATTCCGTTAAAGTACTACCAATATAAAGTCAAAAAAACAGATCAGTTTTTCCAGATCATGGCAAGGACCCAGATGGATATGGAAACTCTATCCTCGGTAAATGAATTGAGTTCGCCTCACGATTTGGTGCCTGGGATGGTCTTAGAAATTCCCAACATGCGTGGCGTTTTTCATCCTGAGATAACTGACAGCTCACAAGACACAAAACTTAGATTAGCTGAGAAATATAAATACGATCCCGAACTAATGCAATATGACTCAAATAGAGAGAAGTGGTTTTTTCCTGGGCTTGTTATGGGAAAAACTGAAAAATCATTCTTCTATGGATTTGGATTTTCAGTGCCATTAGAAGACTTTGCCATGAGCTCATCTTTTGGAAAACGATTGGATCCGTTTACAAAAAAAGTAACGTTTCATGGAGGCATTGATTTAGCGGCTGCTATTGGAACACCTGTGTACGCTTCACAAGATGGAACTATACAATTTGCCAACATCCAAGGTGGGTATGGAAATTTAATCGTTGTAAAACATATCATGGGTTATGAAACCAGATACGGTCACCTTTCAAAATTTTTAGTGAAAGAAGGAGAGAAAGTAAAAAAGGGACAAATCATCGGTGAAGTAGGCATCACAGGTAGAACGACCGGTCCACATTTGCACTTTGAAATTCGCAGAAATTCGAAACGACAAAGACCATTTTTTCAAGCTCACTAA
- a CDS encoding acyl-CoA dehydrogenase family protein, with product MDFEIPKEVETIRKSIREFIHEHVIPLEKFYDYEKGRMPEALNQEARAKVKASGFWTPHLPKSEGGLGLDLIGTCIIFSEIGRSPIAPYIFNCDAPDEGNMHLLSLAATEKQKELILHPLIKGELRTAFAMTEPSPGAGSDPSLLQTNAEKVGDKYILNGHKWYCTGANGAKYLIVMAKVNGSFRKTTMFLVPTDAKGYKMVREIELMGSHGPGGHCELTFENVEVPEDMVLGRIGEGFRLSQERLGPARLTHCMRWTGMARRALLIAREYAKEREVFSAKIAEHQGIQWMFAECATAIEMGFLLTLKSAWMLQKGLDARQETSMAKWKVSEALCNTIDTAIQICGGKGYSRDLPLELFYRDARAARIADGPSEVHKMVIGRNFISNKWEF from the coding sequence ATGGACTTTGAAATTCCTAAAGAAGTAGAGACAATTCGTAAAAGTATTCGTGAATTCATTCATGAACATGTAATCCCTTTAGAAAAATTTTATGATTATGAAAAAGGTAGAATGCCAGAGGCACTTAACCAAGAAGCGCGTGCTAAAGTAAAGGCATCTGGTTTTTGGACGCCTCACCTTCCCAAATCGGAAGGTGGCTTAGGACTAGACTTAATTGGAACTTGTATCATCTTTTCTGAAATTGGAAGGTCACCTATTGCACCTTACATTTTCAATTGTGATGCGCCAGATGAAGGAAATATGCACCTACTCTCTTTGGCAGCTACTGAAAAGCAAAAAGAACTTATCTTACATCCTCTTATCAAGGGCGAATTACGGACTGCCTTTGCCATGACAGAACCTTCGCCCGGTGCTGGATCGGATCCTTCCCTTCTACAGACAAATGCAGAGAAGGTCGGCGATAAATATATTCTTAATGGTCATAAGTGGTATTGTACTGGAGCGAATGGTGCAAAGTATTTGATTGTTATGGCAAAGGTAAATGGAAGCTTTCGGAAAACTACAATGTTCCTTGTTCCCACCGATGCTAAAGGGTATAAAATGGTTCGTGAAATTGAGCTAATGGGTTCACACGGTCCAGGTGGACACTGTGAACTTACCTTTGAAAATGTGGAAGTACCAGAGGATATGGTTTTGGGAAGAATAGGAGAAGGATTCCGTCTTTCACAAGAAAGATTAGGCCCAGCTCGTTTAACCCATTGTATGCGTTGGACAGGTATGGCTCGAAGAGCTCTTCTGATCGCCAGGGAATACGCAAAGGAACGTGAAGTGTTCTCTGCAAAAATAGCCGAGCACCAAGGCATTCAGTGGATGTTTGCTGAATGTGCGACAGCAATTGAAATGGGCTTTTTATTAACTTTGAAATCTGCTTGGATGCTACAAAAGGGACTTGATGCAAGACAGGAAACTTCTATGGCGAAGTGGAAAGTTAGCGAGGCACTTTGCAATACCATAGATACTGCGATACAGATATGCGGTGGGAAAGGATATTCTAGGGATTTGCCATTGGAGCTATTTTATAGAGATGCTCGTGCAGCACGGATAGCGGATGGACCTTCCGAGGTACATAAGATGGTAATCGGCCGAAACTTCATTTCAAATAAATGGGAATTCTAG
- a CDS encoding phosphotransferase family protein yields MESEKFVSNLEEHLKSVWQKDVKILNVLHLSGGACQDNYALSLQTKKGDQLEIKEVVLRTDKAASLLSSLSKKDEFQVAELLFKAGVKTPEPILLEESSELIGTPFFLMEKIGGRATGRYITKDSELNHYRKNGMVNDLASNLAKLHGILPESVTNDDLNQKLKFQAKEKYILSCIHELRNSLDQLPEAHPAIELVLNWMESHQPTIDQIVLVHGDFRTGNFMINPNGLQGILDFEFAHWGDRHEDIAWLCMRDWRFGKLNKEVGGFGDRIDFYEAYETESKIKVDPKKVTYWEIMGNIRWAIGSAQQAERHLSGKDKGIELAAIGRRTAEMEWEAMRLIEDLENAI; encoded by the coding sequence ATGGAATCTGAAAAATTTGTTTCGAACCTTGAAGAACATTTGAAGTCCGTTTGGCAAAAGGATGTAAAGATACTAAATGTCCTCCATTTAAGTGGCGGTGCGTGCCAAGATAATTATGCTCTATCCCTACAAACAAAAAAAGGAGATCAACTTGAAATCAAAGAGGTAGTGCTACGAACAGACAAAGCCGCTTCGCTTCTCTCATCTTTATCCAAAAAAGATGAGTTTCAAGTTGCCGAATTGTTATTCAAAGCTGGAGTGAAAACTCCGGAGCCTATCCTACTAGAAGAGTCCAGCGAATTGATTGGTACACCATTTTTTTTAATGGAAAAGATAGGAGGTAGAGCAACAGGTAGATACATCACAAAAGACTCTGAGTTGAACCATTACCGAAAAAATGGAATGGTCAATGACCTTGCCTCCAACTTAGCAAAGTTACATGGTATCCTCCCTGAATCAGTTACAAATGACGATTTGAATCAAAAATTAAAGTTCCAAGCTAAGGAAAAATATATTCTCTCATGTATTCATGAACTTAGAAATTCTTTGGATCAATTGCCTGAAGCGCATCCTGCTATTGAGTTGGTATTAAATTGGATGGAAAGCCACCAACCTACTATCGATCAAATTGTATTGGTCCACGGAGATTTTAGGACTGGAAATTTTATGATCAATCCAAATGGTCTACAAGGTATTTTGGATTTTGAGTTTGCACATTGGGGCGATAGGCATGAGGACATTGCTTGGCTTTGTATGCGTGATTGGAGATTTGGAAAATTAAATAAAGAAGTAGGCGGATTTGGAGATCGCATCGATTTTTATGAAGCTTATGAAACAGAATCAAAAATCAAAGTAGACCCTAAAAAGGTAACATATTGGGAAATTATGGGCAATATCCGTTGGGCGATAGGTTCGGCACAACAAGCAGAACGTCATCTTTCCGGTAAAGATAAAGGAATAGAATTGGCTGCTATTGGTAGAAGAACTGCCGAAATGGAATGGGAAGCGATGAGATTAATTGAGGACCTTGAAAATGCAATATAG